The genomic segment GCGGGCCATGCCGGCTTCGGCCACGATCTGCATGGTGCGAGCCGCTTGCTCGCCACCCATCACCGCCGTTTTGGCCCCCGGCCAGCTGAACAAAAAGCGCGGCGCATAGCCCCGCCCGCACATGCCGTAATTGCCCGCTCCAAAGGAGGCGCCGCACTGGATGGTGATTTGCGGCACGGTGGCATGGGTCACCGCTTGGATCATTTTGGAGCCGTGCTTGATCATGCCGCCTTGCTCGCTGTCCTTGCCCACCATGTAGCCTGTGGTGTTTTGCAAATACACGATGGGGTGGCCCAGTTGGCACATCCACTGGATGAAGTGCGTGGCCTTGTTGGCCCCCGCCACATCGATGGGACCGTTGTTGCTGATGAGGCCCACCGCATGGCCGCCGATGCGGGCTTGGGCGCACACCGTGGCCCCGCCATACAGCGGTTTGAATTCCAGAAAATCCGAATCGTCCACCAAACGCAAGATGACTTCGCGCATGTCGATGGGTTCGCGGTGGTGGGCCGGCATCAGACCCAGCAACTCTTGGGCGTCAAAGCGCGGGGGCTGGGACCTGCGCAGTGCCTTGTGCGCAGGCCAGTCCCAGCGCGCCACGACATCGCGTGCGGTGCCCAGGGCGTGGCGGTCGTCTTCGCACAGGTATTCGCCCAGGCCCGACACGCTGGTGTGCATTTCGGCCCCGCCCAGTTCTTCTTCGGTGGCGACTTCGCCCGTGGCGGCTTTGAGCAGGGGAGGGCCAGCCAAAAAGGCCCGTGACCTGCCGCGCACCATGATGACGGTGTCACTCAGCCCCGGCATGTAGGCCCCGCCTGCCGTGCCCGAGCCGTGTTGCACGGTGAGGACGGGCAAGCCTGCGGCCGACAAGCGTGCGAGGTTGCGAAACAGGCTGCCACCGAGCACAAAGCCCTCGACTTTGTACTGCATCAAGTTGGCCCCGGCGCTTTCAACCAGGTGCACAAAAGGCAACTTGTTTTCGAGGGCGAGTTCTTGCACGCGCAAGATTTTTTCCAAGCCCCGTGCCTGAATGGCCCCGGCCTCAATGCCCGAATCGCTGGCCACCACCATGCAGCGCACACCTTCGACAAAGCCTATGCCCGCGATCATGCCGCCGCCAGGCACCGACTTGGCCGCGTCGGCGGTGTCTTGCATGAAGCCCGCCAAGGCGCAAAGGGGCAAAAAGGGCGCGCCCGGGTCCAGCAGCAAGGCCACGCGTTCACGGGGCAGCAACTGGCCGCGCTTGTCGAACACGGCTTTGGATTGGGCGGAAGCCTGCGCGGAGCGCTCCTGCAGGGCTTGCCACTGCGCCAGGCGGGCCAGCGCCGCTTCGCGCCGTTGTTGGGCCAAGGGGCTGTGGGGGTTCCAGGTGGATTCAAAAGTCATTGGAAAACCTTCGGCGTGACGGCGCGGTGAAAGCCGCCAAAGGCTTTGACGGCATCGCGTTCTTGCACTTCGGGTGAGGCCACGGTCTGCTGCCAGCCCATGCGCATTTGGGGGCGGGCACCGTCCACGCGCAGCACCGTGCCACTGATGAAGCTGGCGGCAGGGCAGAGCAAGAACACGATGGCCGCCGAGGTTTCAGCCTCGTTGCCAAAGCGGCCTTGCGGGACGGTTTTTCGGATCTCCCGCAACATGGGGCCGGCTTCAGGCGGGTAATGGTCCATGCCGCTGCTGGCGATGTAACCGGGGGCCACGGCGTTGACGCGAACACCGTTGGCCGCCCACTCCAATGCAGCGGTTTCGGTGAAACTGACCATGCCTGCCCGCGCCGCGCCGCTGTGGCCCATGCCCGGCATGGAGCCCCACATGTCGGCCACGATGTTGACCACCGCGCCGCCGTGCTGTTGCATGGATTGGTTGAAGCACTCGCGCGCCACCAAAAAGCCGCCGGTGAGGTTGGTGTCGATGACCGCTTGCCAGCCTTTGGCGCTGGTGCTTGCCAATGGCGAGATGTATTGCCCGCCAGCGTTGTTGACCAGGCCGTGGATGCGCCCGTGCTGCTGCACCACCTGCGCCACCATGGCTTGGACATCGCCCTCGCGCCGAATGTCGCAGCTGTGCCAGCTCGCCTTGCCGCCGTCGCCCTCAATCTCTTGCGCGGTGTGGCGCAGCTTGTCGGGGTTGCGGCCCACCAGCACCACCTGCGCGCCCAGGTGGGCCAGTTCGTGGGCGGTGCAGCGGCCAATGCCGGAGCCGCCACCGGTGACGAGAATCACTTGCCCGGGCAGCAAGCCGGGGGTGAAGACCGAGCGGTAATGTGTTGCAGGGGATGAAGTGCTCATGGGGGATCTTTTAAGAACAATTGCAAAGCGGTGTCGGTCAATTCGTCCAGGTTGGCGCGCTTGGACGGGTTGCTGGGCGATGCCGGCTCGTACCACTGCACCGACCAGTTGAGGGCGCCGAAAATCATCAAACGCGCCAGACCCACAGGCGCTTGCAGTTGGCCTGTGTCGTGCAGGGCTTGCAGCACGGGTATCCAAGGGGCTTCGTAAGTGTCTTTGAGTTCGGTAATCGCTTTGCGCTGCGCGGGGGCGAGCGAACGCCACTCGTAGAGCATCACGGGAATGAAATCGCTGTCAGGGCCCAGCAGCACATCGAAATGATGCCGGATGAGATGGCGCAGTTGCTCGTATGCGCTGTCACCGGCGGCGCTGACAGCGCAAGCCGCCTGCTGTCGCGCAATGGCCTGCCGCATGCCTTCGACCATCACCGCCAGCAAGAGGTCCTGCTTGTTGCCAAAGTGATAAAAGGGCGAACCCGGCTGCATGCCGACTTGCGCCGCGATCTCTCGGGTGCTGGTGGCGTCGTAACCCTTGCGGTGAAACAGCTGCGCCGCGGCCGAGATCAGGGCTTGGCGGCGGTTGCCATCGTCGCGTTCGCCCTCGGTCTTCCTCGGGCGACCACGTGTGCGTTTGGGCTCGGCCAGTTTGGTCATGCGTTCATCGTCCCGCCAAACCCATGCTGCGTGAGATCACTTCTTTCATGATTTCGTTGGTGCCGCCGTAGATGCGCTGCACGCGGGCATCGGCATAGGCGCGGGTGATGGGGTATTCCCACATGTAGCCGTAGCCGCCATGCAATTGCACGCATTCGTCCATCACCTTGCATTGCAAATCCGAGCACCAGTACTTGGCCATGCTGGCCGTGGCCGTGTCGAGCTTGTCTTGCAGCAGCAACTCGCTGCATTTGTCCACAAACACACGCGCCACCTGCACCTCGGTCTGCAACTCCGCCAGGGTGTATCGGGTGTTCTGGTAGTTGCCCACGGCCTGGCCAAACACCTTGCGGTCTTTCACATACTGCACCGTCCAGTCGATGGCCGCTTGCGCTGCGGCGATGCCGCCAATGGCAATTTGCAGGCGCTCCCAGGGCAGTTGCTCCATCAGGCAGATGAAGCCTTTGCCTTGCATGGCCGCGCCGCCCAGCAACTGGTCCGCACCGACCTTGACGTTGTCAAAAAACAGCTCGGAGGTGTCTTGCGCTTTGAGGCCCAGTTTCTTCAAGCGCTTGCCTTTTTCAAAGCCGGGCGTACCGCGTTCAATGAGGAAGAGGCTGGTGCCCTTGGCTCCGGCCGCCGGATCGGTCTTGGCCACCAGGATCACCAGGTCGGCGTGCCAGCCGTTGGTGATGAAGGTCTTGCTGCCGTTGATGAGGTAAGTGCCATCGGGCTGCAACAGCGCCGTGGTTTTCACGCCCTGCAGGTCCGAGCCTGCGGCCGGCTCGCTCATGGCAATGGCACCGATCATTTCGCCGCTGGCCAGTTTGGGCAGGTACTTTTGCTTTTGCGCCTCGGTGCCGTAATGCAGGATGTAAGGCGCGACGATCTCACTGTGCAGCCCATAGCCGATGCCGCTGAACCCGGCCCGGGAGAGCTCCTCCATCTGCACCACCGAGTACAGCTTGTCGGCATCCGAGCCGCCATAGGCCTCGGGCAGGGTCATGCACAAAAAGCCGTTGTCACCGGCTTTGTCCCACACAGCGCGGTCCACATAGCCCTGCTCCTCCCAGGCGTCGTGGTGGGGGGCGATTTCCTTGTCCATGAAGCGGCGAAAGCTGTCGCGAAAGGCCTCGTGGTCGGCGGTAAAAAGCGTGCGTTCAATCATGGTGTCACCTTCAGGACTTGGGGATTTATTTATACAAAGCGTTTGCTTGGTAAAAGTCTATACTGATTGCTGAAACCCACAACTCAGGGCAAACCCCCTGATGACCCCCAGGAGAGATTCATGACCCCCACGCTCGTCACTTCGTGTACTCACTGCCCCCCGAGGGGGCTTTGCCCTCCTTGGGGCGGCCCGGCGGAGGGCAAGCCATGAGCGAAGCATTTGTTTACGACGCCATACGCACTCCGCGCGGCAAAGGCAAAAAAGACGGCAGCCTGCACGAGGTCAAACCGATCAGCCTGCTCTCGGGCGTGTTGCGCGAGCTGCAAAGTCGCAACCAGCTCGACACCGCTGCGGTGGACGATGTGGTCATGGGTGTGGTCTCGCCGATTGGCGAGCAAGGCTCGGTGATCCCCAAAGTGGCGGCCCTGGCGGCGGGTTGGGACTGGCGCTGCTCGGGTGTGCAACTCAACCGCTTTTGTGCCTCGGGCCTGGAAGCGGTCAACATGGCCGCCATGAAGGTGCGCAGCGGCTGGGAAGACCTGGTCGTGGCCGGGGGCCTTGAGAGCATGAGCCGCGTGCCGATTGGTGCTGACGGCGGTGCCTGGGCACAAGACCCCGAAACCAACAGCGCCACGCTGTTTGTGCCGCAAGGCATTGGCGCTGATTTGATCGCCACCATGAGCGGCTTCAGCCGCCAAGATGTCGATGCCTTCGCGGTCGAGTCGCAAAAACGTGCCACGGCTGCGCGTGCAGCGGGCTACTTCGATGGCTCGGTGGTGCCGGTCAAAGACAAGCTCGGCCAGGTCATCTTGGCGAAAGACGAATTCATCAAACCGGGCACGACGGTAGAAACGCTGGGCGGTCTCAAGGCTTCGTTTGAGCAGCTGGGTGCCATGGGTTTTGACGCGGTGGCCTTGCAGCGCTACCCACAGGTCGAGCGCATTCACCATGTGCACCACGCGGGCAACTCGTCCGGCATCGTGGACGGCGCAGCGGCGGTGCTCATCGGTTCGGAAGCCGCAGGCAAAACCCATGGCCTGAAGCCACGCGCGCGCATCGTGTCGGTGGCTTTGTCGGGGGCCGATCCGACCATCATGCTGACGGGCCCCATGCCCGCCGCACGCAAAGCGCTGGCCAAAGCGGGCCTCACGATTGACCAGATCGATTTGTTCGAGGTGAACGAAGCTTTTGCCGCCGTGCCCATGAAGTTCATGCAAGAGATGCATGTGCCGCACGACAAGGTCAACGTCAACGGTGGCGCCATTGCCATGGGCCACCCGCTGGGTGCCACAGGCGCGATGATTTTGGGCATCCTGATCGACGAACTGCACCGGCGCCAACTGCGCTATGGCCTGGCCACTTTGTGTGTGGGTGGCGGCATGGGCATTGCCACGATTGTGGAACGGATTTGACCAGGGAGACACCAAAATGATTTTGAAAACACTGCGCTACGAACTGGCGGACGGCATCGCCACCATCACCTTTGACGAGCAGGGCTCGCCGGTCAACACCATGTGCCTGCAATGGCAGGCCGACCTGGCCCAAGCGGCCGAGCAAGTCCTCAAAGACAAAGCCCAGATCAAAGGTGTCATCCTGGCCTCGGCCAAGTCCACGTTTTTTGCGGGGGCCGACCTCAAAGGTGTGATGCGCTCGCAAGCCTCGGACGGCCCGCGTGTCTTTGTCGAGATTGAAGGCATCAAGAAAGCTTTTCGCGCCATCGAAACGCTCGGTGTGCCCGTGGTCAGCTGCCTCAACGGCTCGGCCCTGGGCGGTGGTTGGGAAGTGGCCTTGATCGGTCACTACCGCATCGCCACCGCCAACCCCAAAACCCAATTTGGCTTGCCCGAGGTCACGCTGGGCCTGATTCCTGGCGGTGGTGGCATCACCAAAATGACACGCCAGCTGGGCTTGCTGGCCGCGCAGCCCTATGTGCTGGAAAGCCAACTCTTTGGCCCCGAAGAAGCGCAAAAGCTCGGTCTGGTGCACGAGATCGTGGCCAGCGACGACCAGCTGCGCATCCGCGCTCTGGCCCACATCGCGGCAAGCCAAGGCCAGCCCGAAGCCGCCCAACACCTGTGGGACCGCAAGGACTACAAAATGCCCGGCGGCACGCCGAGCAACCCCAAGAT from the Limnohabitans sp. 2KL-27 genome contains:
- a CDS encoding acetyl-CoA C-acetyltransferase, whose translation is MSEAFVYDAIRTPRGKGKKDGSLHEVKPISLLSGVLRELQSRNQLDTAAVDDVVMGVVSPIGEQGSVIPKVAALAAGWDWRCSGVQLNRFCASGLEAVNMAAMKVRSGWEDLVVAGGLESMSRVPIGADGGAWAQDPETNSATLFVPQGIGADLIATMSGFSRQDVDAFAVESQKRATAARAAGYFDGSVVPVKDKLGQVILAKDEFIKPGTTVETLGGLKASFEQLGAMGFDAVALQRYPQVERIHHVHHAGNSSGIVDGAAAVLIGSEAAGKTHGLKPRARIVSVALSGADPTIMLTGPMPAARKALAKAGLTIDQIDLFEVNEAFAAVPMKFMQEMHVPHDKVNVNGGAIAMGHPLGATGAMILGILIDELHRRQLRYGLATLCVGGGMGIATIVERI
- a CDS encoding acyl-CoA carboxylase subunit beta; the protein is MTFESTWNPHSPLAQQRREAALARLAQWQALQERSAQASAQSKAVFDKRGQLLPRERVALLLDPGAPFLPLCALAGFMQDTADAAKSVPGGGMIAGIGFVEGVRCMVVASDSGIEAGAIQARGLEKILRVQELALENKLPFVHLVESAGANLMQYKVEGFVLGGSLFRNLARLSAAGLPVLTVQHGSGTAGGAYMPGLSDTVIMVRGRSRAFLAGPPLLKAATGEVATEEELGGAEMHTSVSGLGEYLCEDDRHALGTARDVVARWDWPAHKALRRSQPPRFDAQELLGLMPAHHREPIDMREVILRLVDDSDFLEFKPLYGGATVCAQARIGGHAVGLISNNGPIDVAGANKATHFIQWMCQLGHPIVYLQNTTGYMVGKDSEQGGMIKHGSKMIQAVTHATVPQITIQCGASFGAGNYGMCGRGYAPRFLFSWPGAKTAVMGGEQAARTMQIVAEAGMARKGITPDPDKMQAQFDKIVALFEAQADAFYTSGLVLDDGVIDPRDTRSVLGFCLDTCAESAARQPRASPFGVARM
- a CDS encoding SDR family oxidoreductase, which produces MSTSSPATHYRSVFTPGLLPGQVILVTGGGSGIGRCTAHELAHLGAQVVLVGRNPDKLRHTAQEIEGDGGKASWHSCDIRREGDVQAMVAQVVQQHGRIHGLVNNAGGQYISPLASTSAKGWQAVIDTNLTGGFLVARECFNQSMQQHGGAVVNIVADMWGSMPGMGHSGAARAGMVSFTETAALEWAANGVRVNAVAPGYIASSGMDHYPPEAGPMLREIRKTVPQGRFGNEAETSAAIVFLLCPAASFISGTVLRVDGARPQMRMGWQQTVASPEVQERDAVKAFGGFHRAVTPKVFQ
- a CDS encoding TetR/AcrR family transcriptional regulator, producing the protein MTKLAEPKRTRGRPRKTEGERDDGNRRQALISAAAQLFHRKGYDATSTREIAAQVGMQPGSPFYHFGNKQDLLLAVMVEGMRQAIARQQAACAVSAAGDSAYEQLRHLIRHHFDVLLGPDSDFIPVMLYEWRSLAPAQRKAITELKDTYEAPWIPVLQALHDTGQLQAPVGLARLMIFGALNWSVQWYEPASPSNPSKRANLDELTDTALQLFLKDPP
- a CDS encoding acyl-CoA dehydrogenase family protein — encoded protein: MIERTLFTADHEAFRDSFRRFMDKEIAPHHDAWEEQGYVDRAVWDKAGDNGFLCMTLPEAYGGSDADKLYSVVQMEELSRAGFSGIGYGLHSEIVAPYILHYGTEAQKQKYLPKLASGEMIGAIAMSEPAAGSDLQGVKTTALLQPDGTYLINGSKTFITNGWHADLVILVAKTDPAAGAKGTSLFLIERGTPGFEKGKRLKKLGLKAQDTSELFFDNVKVGADQLLGGAAMQGKGFICLMEQLPWERLQIAIGGIAAAQAAIDWTVQYVKDRKVFGQAVGNYQNTRYTLAELQTEVQVARVFVDKCSELLLQDKLDTATASMAKYWCSDLQCKVMDECVQLHGGYGYMWEYPITRAYADARVQRIYGGTNEIMKEVISRSMGLAGR